One stretch of Nitrospinota bacterium DNA includes these proteins:
- the ureE gene encoding urease accessory protein UreE, whose protein sequence is MLEINERIEEKESPSVSLTLPFDRRQKSRLRVTLDNGQEAALILNRGQVLRNGDLLRAGDGQIIEVIAAVESVSTVYESKNLLLTRACYHLGNRHVPLQIGEGWIRYLKDHVLDDMVRSLGLSVQHERASFEPEPGAYDNHQGHHQHNHNHEH, encoded by the coding sequence ATGTTAGAGATAAATGAAAGAATTGAAGAGAAGGAAAGTCCGTCTGTTTCGCTGACCCTGCCTTTTGATCGTCGGCAAAAAAGCCGTTTAAGGGTAACTTTGGATAATGGTCAGGAAGCCGCTCTTATTTTGAACCGAGGCCAAGTCTTGCGCAATGGAGATTTACTCCGAGCCGGAGACGGACAAATCATTGAAGTGATTGCGGCGGTGGAAAGCGTCTCAACAGTGTACGAATCCAAAAATCTCCTATTGACTCGAGCCTGTTATCACCTGGGAAATCGCCATGTTCCTTTGCAGATTGGGGAAGGGTGGATACGGTATTTGAAGGATCATGTTTTGGACGATATGGTGCGTTCCCTTGGGTTATCTGTTCAACATGAACGGGCTTCTTTCGAGCCTGAACCGGGAGCCTACGACAATCATCAGGGTCATCACCAGCATAATCATAATCATGAACATTAA